From Lolium perenne isolate Kyuss_39 chromosome 5, Kyuss_2.0, whole genome shotgun sequence, a single genomic window includes:
- the LOC127304577 gene encoding puroindoline-B-like: protein MKTCLLLIALLALAASTTSYAQYHYAEYGGYSDQAGGGGECEQQQVRLSSCKDYVMERCATMKDFPVSWPSKWWKGGCEHEVREQCCEQLNKVAQQCRCKAIWGAVQGELGGFLGFLRGDIGKRIQRAKSVPTKCNMGPECDFHPTSPNTGYYW, encoded by the coding sequence ATGAAGACCTGCTTATTGCTTATCGCTCTCCTCGCGCTCGCGGCGAGCACCACCTCCTATGCGCAGTACCATTACGCAGAATATGGTGGCTATTCCGACCAAGCCGGTGGAGGGGGCGAATGCGAGCAGCAGCAGGTGAGGCTAAGCTCTTGCAAGGACTACGTGATGGAGCGGTGCGCCACCATGAAGGACTTCCCGGTGTCATGGCCGTCGAAATGGTGGAAGGGCGGGTGCGAGCACGAGGTCCGGGAGCAGTGTTGCGAGCAGCTAAACAAGGTGGCACAGCAGTGCCGCTGCAAGGCCATCTGGGGAGCCGTCCAGGGCGAGCTAGGTGGTTTCTTGGGCTTTCTGAGAGGTGATATAGGCAAACGTATACAGAGGGCGAAGAGCGTCCCAACCAAGTGCAACATGGGCCCCGAGTGCGACTTCCATCCTACCAGTCCTAATACTGGCTATTACTGGTGA